A genomic window from Bacillus rossius redtenbacheri isolate Brsri chromosome 7, Brsri_v3, whole genome shotgun sequence includes:
- the LOC134533850 gene encoding glucose-induced degradation protein 8 homolog isoform X1, which yields MSYTEKHENISKDDWMNRLEGLHIQRSDMNKLIMNYLVTEGFKEAAEKFQQESGVQPSIELDSLDDRIRIRDAIQSGRIEEATALVNQLHPELLDNDRYLYFHLQVQLHLIELIRIGRVEESLHFAQEHLSEAGESDPAVLQEIERTLALLAFDEPHNSPYSDLLHPTHRQKVASELNAAILKIENREPTTPKLSSLLKLILWAQDELDKKKIKYPKMTSLADAVIESPK from the exons TTCAGCGTTCTGATATGAACAAACTGATCATGAATTATTTGGTAACAG AGGGATTCAAAGAGGCAGCCGAGAAGTTTCAGCAAGAATCTGGTGTGCAGCCATCGATAGAGCTTGATTCGCTCGACGACAGGATCAGAATCCGTGATGCTATACAGAGTGGCCGCATCGAGGAAGCTACGGCCTTGGTCAATCAACTGCACCCGGAGTTGTTGGACAACGATCGTTACCTCTACTTTCACTTGCAGGTT CAGTTGCACCTGATCGAGTTGATTCGAATTGGCCGAGTGGAGGAGTCGCTCCACTTTGCCCAGGAGCACTTGTCCGAGGCAGGAGAGTCCGACCCGGCCGTCTTGCAGGAGATCGAGCGCACGCTGGCTCTGCTGGCGTTTGACGAGCCTCACAACTCTCCATACAGCGATCTGCTTCACCCGACACACAGGCAGAAG GTAGCAAGTGAATTGAATGCAGCTATTTTGAAGATAGAGAACAGAGAGCCAACTACGCCCAAATTGTCGAGTCTCCTGAAACTGATCTTGTGGGCCCAAGATGAGCTGGACAAAAAGAAGATCAAGTACCCCAAGATGACGAGCCTTGCTGATGCTGTCATCGAGAGCCCCAAGTGA
- the LOC134533850 gene encoding glucose-induced degradation protein 8 homolog isoform X2, translating to MSYTEKHENISKDDWMNRLEGLHIQRSDMNKLIMNYLVTEGFKEAAEKFQQESGVQPSIELDSLDDRIRIRDAIQSGRIEEATALVNQLHPELLDNDRYLYFHLQQLHLIELIRIGRVEESLHFAQEHLSEAGESDPAVLQEIERTLALLAFDEPHNSPYSDLLHPTHRQKVASELNAAILKIENREPTTPKLSSLLKLILWAQDELDKKKIKYPKMTSLADAVIESPK from the exons TTCAGCGTTCTGATATGAACAAACTGATCATGAATTATTTGGTAACAG AGGGATTCAAAGAGGCAGCCGAGAAGTTTCAGCAAGAATCTGGTGTGCAGCCATCGATAGAGCTTGATTCGCTCGACGACAGGATCAGAATCCGTGATGCTATACAGAGTGGCCGCATCGAGGAAGCTACGGCCTTGGTCAATCAACTGCACCCGGAGTTGTTGGACAACGATCGTTACCTCTACTTTCACTTGCAG CAGTTGCACCTGATCGAGTTGATTCGAATTGGCCGAGTGGAGGAGTCGCTCCACTTTGCCCAGGAGCACTTGTCCGAGGCAGGAGAGTCCGACCCGGCCGTCTTGCAGGAGATCGAGCGCACGCTGGCTCTGCTGGCGTTTGACGAGCCTCACAACTCTCCATACAGCGATCTGCTTCACCCGACACACAGGCAGAAG GTAGCAAGTGAATTGAATGCAGCTATTTTGAAGATAGAGAACAGAGAGCCAACTACGCCCAAATTGTCGAGTCTCCTGAAACTGATCTTGTGGGCCCAAGATGAGCTGGACAAAAAGAAGATCAAGTACCCCAAGATGACGAGCCTTGCTGATGCTGTCATCGAGAGCCCCAAGTGA